DNA sequence from the Drosophila sechellia strain sech25 chromosome 3L, ASM438219v1, whole genome shotgun sequence genome:
GCTGTGGACAAAGTCCGGCTGTCCGACGGATAGTCATTATGGGGCAGATACTCGTACTTCACAGTGGAAGCTCGCGAAAGTCAATAATCTTTAGAATGAGTGGGTTTATGGGGACCAAAGTGTGCAAACAGTTTAGCAAAAAATTGATTACATTTAGGTGTCATTTTTAGTGCATGGACGTGTTTCAAAAACTACTAAAGTTTAACGAACGTTTTAATGATGAGTATAACTTTAAAACTTTGAACCAATTAAAACTTTTCGTTAAGGTGTTTACCCTTTCATATTTAGTGAAAgtgaaatatattatatactaaGCTTTTTATTTAGTCATGAATTCAAAAGTTTAAGCGTGTTTAGAATAAAGATTGTATAAAGATGTATTTCTACAAAGTTATAAACAATGGTTGTAAAACGACCAATGATAAAGGTCAATCTTTTGTTTTGACACGCAATATAAAACTGGGACTGCATATGTGTATTTACATTCACAATGGAACACACTAAGTTTTTCTAACAGAAATTAATGCATCCAGTTGACAAGCACtgctttttttaaatttcttaaaGATGATAATGGGATTCAAATCCAATGAACAGAGGAGTACGTTTCATGCCATTCCTTATGTACTGAATCAACCGAAAATTCGCCGCGCCAAATTGATTGGATTTTTGTTGCACAcaattggtgaccccgacgttgATTGCTGAACCCAGTGCATTGAATTGGTTTACTTTTTCGATCGTCCACTTTACATAAAGTACAACAAAAGAGTTCTTGCGCACGGCCATGcgcctgtgtgcgtgtgagcaTGCATATACGTATGCATGTGCTCAGCTGGCGCacgtgtgcgagtgtgtgcggGAGAGGCGTGTGGTGGCGTGATGTGGTTAACATTTATGGTTATCAGTTCGCGATCAGCGAGTCCATCGCCACCCACAAACGATCAATAAACAAAGTCCAATTTGAAGGTCTGTCTATCTGCAGCTGCGCCGTTCTTATCGGTTATTCCCTGTTAcgcatatgcatatatatatacagaacATATAAGTAGTATATGGCACTGTCGGTCGTGCCCTTTGTTTCGAGTGTCACTGGGCGGCAATCGGTTGCTAAACACTGGTCACTACTATATGGTTATCACTCCGCGCCGTCGTGCCCGCCATTTACCTTTTTGGCAATGTTTTTGTGcgaattgatttgttttcttttgtaaGCCAAACGGTATGACCGTTCGAGTGCAATGACGATATGACCGGTGGACAATCGGAAAACGCCACTTTTGCCTTTAGTATTTTTCTATATTTAGTATTCGCCACCAGGGCTGTCAAGCTGCAATGTTGTAAAGGAAATCTTAATAATTTCGCTAAAGATCTGCATCGATTTTATCACTTATTGCTTATTAATGATTGATTTTTAATCTTACTAACTTTTcaataaaccaaaaaatgtAGCTCAGTTTTAGACAACTTATCCCAATATAgttatttggtttttagaTTTGAAATGACCGAATAACCCCGAAACTAGTAATATTTACATTCCTCAATAAACAATTGAAAGTACTAAGATCAAAATTCGATTCCTTGGTTTACTTTGGTTCTTAGTATGAAAAAGGTATTTTATTCAGTTTTTATTAGGCCTTTCCCGAAACGTGATTACCATATTGGTTTGTGTCCCTACTAAATGCCTGTCAGAAATTATTCGCAGAATTAAACGGCGAAATTTTTCTCGCATTTGGAATTTGGATTTTCGCTGAAAGTAAACGCTTAAAAAGTGGAATAAACCCGAATTAGCCTATTTGGGGTCTTGGGCTATTGTTTTAAGTGGTTTTAAGCAACTAAAAAGGTAAGCTCGTCGGCGGATCAGAAAATTCAACCGGCAGACGcttttttgttggccaaaaatttgCAGACGTGAGCGCGTGAGTTTTTGGGGGGGTTAATGCCAAAAGATGTACATACCTGACCGTCGTCCAGTTGCAGGCGTAATGTCCAACGAGATCTACGACTCCTCCAATTCGCAGCTAAGTAGCGACGAGTATAGCCACGAGGAGGAGGAATACGACGCCCTGATGGACGCGGCGGTGAGCAAGCAGCGACCACAGAAGACGAAATCCAAGGAATCCGAGTCCGAGAAACCCGGAAATGGAGCTCCGGAATCGGAGGCtgacactgagaaaaatgaaAAGCCGGATGACGAGGCGGTTCCACCTTCCACACGCTCAGAAACAATCCGGCGGATCCGCCAATTGCAGTTACAACGGGGCAGGCTGCCCAATCTTTACTTCAAGCGTCGCAGTATTCGTTGGTAAGGCTTACTCTCCCAAAGAACCTACCGAAACTCTAATCCTATCTTATCCGATCCCACTTCAGGCTGCGACCCAGTAAAATGGACTACAACAGCTATTTTGACGGCCTGATGGACTTGCTGCCCAAGCGCAGATTGAAGCACCTGGTTCGCTTCCATGCCAGGCAGCGCAGGACCTACGACAGCAGGAGCAACAGTCGTAGTCGCAGCCACAGCCGCAGTCTTAGCCGAAGTTGCAGTCGTAACCGCAGTCGTAGTCGTAGCTATTCGCGCAGCCGCAGCCGCAGCGGCAGTGATTCGCCGGAACTTATTTGCCTTGACGACACGGAGAACGAGGATTCGCCTGAGAAACCAGAGCAAGAGCCGACAAGGGTTACGCCCATCAAGGAAAATATGTCTACGGTTCCGGAACCGCCCCAACTGAACTACGATATGCCAGAAAGGAAGAAGGCAAACCAACTTGGAAACAACGAAAACGGTGCCTCTATCCTCGACGAGTTCCTGGTAAAGAAGGATCCCCAGGAACCGGGCTTCGACTACGGAAAGCTCTCAGCGTCTCGGGAATTGGAACAGGCTCTAAAGGACCAGTCGCAAGATACGCCAAATGAGGCAGAGTCGCTTGTGGTTGATGCCACTCTTAAAAGACGCCGTTCGGTAACACCGCCCGAAAGCGACGAGAAGCGCGACAATGATGTAGGCAAGGATGATGATGTATTTGGGTTTCCAACGGTGCAGCAAAAGAAGCCAATAGAGGCAGCTCCACCATTAAATCTCCGAATGCCCAACATTCCATCGACTAATCCTCTTCAGCGTCAGCAGGCTTTTAAGCTGAGCACACCGTATACCCTGGCTCCGCCTTCTGCCGCCAATCAAGCTGACTCTTACAGTTTAAATACTCCATCGCCAACGGCCACCCAAATGCAGATTTCCTATCCCAACGACAACCTGAAAGGTAATGCGACATTCTCGATTCAACAGGCAGCTTTAGCCCAAGTCGCTGCATCCTATGCTGCTGCACCACAAGTTGCTGCCCTCGCGCAGAGAGCTCCGTCTCAGGTTGCTCCACTACAACAAGCCCCCGTGCAACAGATGCACTTTCCAAGATCAGTTCCACCACAGCAGCTTCCTCCACCACAACAGCGAGCTCCACCACAGCAACGGGCTACAGCTCCATTCGCTCCACCACATAGATCAGCTCCACAGCAGCGAGCTACACCACAGCAGCTGGCTACACCACAGCAGCTAACTCCACCACAGCAGCTAGCTCCGCCACAGCAGCTAGCTCCTCCTCAGCAACGAGCTCCTCCACAACAGCTAGCTCCTCCACAACAGCGAGCTCCACCACAGCAGCTAGCTCCACCACAACAGCGAGCTCCACCACAGCAGCGAGCTCCGCCACAGCAACTAGCTCCACCACAGCAACTAGCTCCACCACAGCAGCTATCTCCACCACAGCACCTAGCTCCATCACAGCAGCTAGCTCCTCCACCGCAGCAGACAGATTCATTAAGACCAGCTTTGGTGCAGACTTCGACCCCTCAAAGGTATTCTAATCCACATCAGTTTGCCCAACAACAGCAGGTCCATCAAACGCCAGCTCAACAGCATCCTGCTCCAGTGGCTGCTCCCAACTTTGCGGTGCCCCAGCAGCCGCAACCCCGTCGATCGGAAACAGTGAGCACCCAGACGCAGGGTTCGGGGTCACCAGCGGCTTCTTCTTCGACAACCCGCCAAAAGTCATTTGTTGATCTCAACAACAGTGATGCAAACTTCCATTATCGCGTCAAAGAACTTTTCGATGAAATTAACGCGACAATGATTGATAAAATTGGCTCGCTGCCCGATGAAGAAGATTCATTGAAGAAAGAGCGCGAACGCATCGTTGCGGATCTTGCAGTCCTAGATAAGCTGATGGCCCAGAAAGAGGATGAATATAACCGACTGCTGTACTTGAGTCACATTAAGAAGGAGCTACTTGATCGAATAGAGCGAAAGGAGCGCACGATGCTTGTTAAAGACCTACTGCCCATCCTTGTCAACAAGTGCTGCACCAAGGATATCAGTGAGGTGCAGACGATGCTAGAAGAGGAAATCGATTCTCCAATGACCCCCAAGCATAGTCTGTCGGCAATTGAAAAATTACTGAATTACGCCGAGTTAAACCAGAACATCATACACACTCTGCGCGGGTAAgctttaaatgtttaattctAAGAATCCTAAGTTAAAATTGATCGTTTTCAGTTCCTTGGGTTTTAATAAACGCACACCGGCTATGTCTCCAAATGACCAAATGCCTTTTCGTAGAGATTCCTCGTACGTAAATAATCTATCACCGCGAGATCAGCGAGACGAATATCGGGATGCGGGAAATGACCATCTGCTAGAGCGCAATCCAGACAGAGATCCGCCAGCCAAGCGACCAAAGCTAATCCACTCGCAAGACAGGTgagaaaatacaaattaaacatAGATACACATATACTAGAACATATTATTTTAACGTCATATAATTTTTAGAAACCAGGACATGGCAAGCTCCTCGACACATTCGTCTATCAGTCTTTCGGAGTCGCTCCGCAAGATTAGGTCTTGGAGAAATTTTTCGCATATTAGCATCGTCTCAATGGGGGACAATAATTCGGATAATGAATTACAGATGGATCCGCTGTTCAACAGCAGTCCGATGGCCTCCCATCGCCAACTGGCCAATAGACAGGTATGCACTTAATCACAATACTTTAGACATTCCCCGAAAATAAGTGTTTCCATTTAGTCCTACCAAGAACAATATTTCGATAATATCAACGACCAAGAGAATGTCAAAAAGAGTCACAAGTCCCACAAGCACAAGTCTCACAAGCACAAGTCCCACAAGCATAAGAGCATCAATAAGTCCCAGGATGAATCTTCTGACACCATCAACGGTAACACAGGTAGGCAATGCTACGAGTGCAAGCTCTATGGAGCCACCGTCGTGTGCTCCCACTGCCAGAATGAATGGTACTGCAGTCGTCTTTGCCAGGTAAgcaatttatgatttattatgcattttatgcatttttttaatttttatacaCTGCGACGCATTGCAGGAAAAGTACTCATGTTTACCTATCTTTTACAATACATTCGTTACAGCTGAAAGATTGGGACACACATCGCAGCACTTGCGGCATTTAAAGAGACTTCCCGTAAGACATCA
Encoded proteins:
- the LOC6605955 gene encoding serine/arginine repetitive matrix protein 1 isoform X2, giving the protein MSNEIYDSSNSQLSSDEYSHEEEEYDALMDAAVSKQRPQKTKSKESESEKPGNGAPESEADTEKNEKPDDEAVPPSTRSETIRRIRQLQLQRGRLPNLYFKRRSIRWLRPSKMDYNSYFDGLMDLLPKRRLKHLVRFHARQRRTYDSRSNSRSRSHSRSLSRSCSRNRSRSRSYSRSRSRSGSDSPELICLDDTENEDSPEKPEQEPTRVTPIKENMSTVPEPPQLNYDMPERKKANQLGNNENGASILDEFLVKKDPQEPGFDYGKLSASRELEQALKDQSQDTPNEAESLVVDATLKRRRSVTPPESDEKRDNDVGKDDDVFGFPTVQQKKPIEAAPPLNLRMPNIPSTNPLQRQQAFKLSTPYTLAPPSAANQADSYSLNTPSPTATQMQISYPNDNLKGNATFSIQQAALAQVAASYAAAPQVAALAQRAPSQVAPLQQAPVQQMHFPRSVPPQQLPPPQQRAPPQQRATAPFAPPHRSAPQQRATPQQLATPQQLTPPQQLAPPQQLAPPQQRAPPQQLAPPQQRAPPQQLAPPQQRAPPQQRAPPQQLAPPQQLAPPQQLSPPQHLAPSQQLAPPPQQTDSLRPALVQTSTPQRYSNPHQFAQQQQVHQTPAQQHPAPVAAPNFAVPQQPQPRRSETVSTQTQGSGSPAASSSTTRQKSFVDLNNSDANFHYRVKELFDEINATMIDKIGSLPDEEDSLKKERERIVADLAVLDKLMAQKEDEYNRLLYLSHIKKELLDRIERKERTMLVKDLLPILVNKCCTKDISEVQTMLEEEIDSPMTPKHSLSAIEKLLNYAELNQNIIHTLRGSLGFNKRTPAMSPNDQMPFRRDSSYVNNLSPRDQRDEYRDAGNDHLLERNPDRDPPAKRPKLIHSQDRNQDMASSSTHSSISLSESLRKIRSWRNFSHISIVSMGDNNSDNELQMDPLFNSSPMASHRQLANRQLKDWDTHRSTCGI
- the LOC6605955 gene encoding serine/arginine repetitive matrix protein 1 isoform X1 — protein: MSNEIYDSSNSQLSSDEYSHEEEEYDALMDAAVSKQRPQKTKSKESESEKPGNGAPESEADTEKNEKPDDEAVPPSTRSETIRRIRQLQLQRGRLPNLYFKRRSIRWLRPSKMDYNSYFDGLMDLLPKRRLKHLVRFHARQRRTYDSRSNSRSRSHSRSLSRSCSRNRSRSRSYSRSRSRSGSDSPELICLDDTENEDSPEKPEQEPTRVTPIKENMSTVPEPPQLNYDMPERKKANQLGNNENGASILDEFLVKKDPQEPGFDYGKLSASRELEQALKDQSQDTPNEAESLVVDATLKRRRSVTPPESDEKRDNDVGKDDDVFGFPTVQQKKPIEAAPPLNLRMPNIPSTNPLQRQQAFKLSTPYTLAPPSAANQADSYSLNTPSPTATQMQISYPNDNLKGNATFSIQQAALAQVAASYAAAPQVAALAQRAPSQVAPLQQAPVQQMHFPRSVPPQQLPPPQQRAPPQQRATAPFAPPHRSAPQQRATPQQLATPQQLTPPQQLAPPQQLAPPQQRAPPQQLAPPQQRAPPQQLAPPQQRAPPQQRAPPQQLAPPQQLAPPQQLSPPQHLAPSQQLAPPPQQTDSLRPALVQTSTPQRYSNPHQFAQQQQVHQTPAQQHPAPVAAPNFAVPQQPQPRRSETVSTQTQGSGSPAASSSTTRQKSFVDLNNSDANFHYRVKELFDEINATMIDKIGSLPDEEDSLKKERERIVADLAVLDKLMAQKEDEYNRLLYLSHIKKELLDRIERKERTMLVKDLLPILVNKCCTKDISEVQTMLEEEIDSPMTPKHSLSAIEKLLNYAELNQNIIHTLRGSLGFNKRTPAMSPNDQMPFRRDSSYVNNLSPRDQRDEYRDAGNDHLLERNPDRDPPAKRPKLIHSQDRNQDMASSSTHSSISLSESLRKIRSWRNFSHISIVSMGDNNSDNELQMDPLFNSSPMASHRQLANRQSYQEQYFDNINDQENVKKSHKSHKHKSHKHKSHKHKSINKSQDESSDTINGNTGRQCYECKLYGATVVCSHCQNEWYCSRLCQLKDWDTHRSTCGI